Genomic segment of Mercurialis annua linkage group LG6, ddMerAnnu1.2, whole genome shotgun sequence:
CAAGAAGCCAAcattttaattcataaaatagAGACACGCATAAATTAAATACATGAAGATAGAACCAAAAGAAAAGAATGACATAGAATACACAATAGATTTTGAATCGATACCGTaaacaaaatcattttcaacCCGAACTAAATCATATATGACCATCTGACCTATCAACGGTGTATCCTTCTAGTCttgattttattataaatcccatatttattaatttttctgaACGAAAACTCGAATTAAAATGTATCAAAGTTTCTTGGTGGTTTCGCCCCTGGTTCGAGTGGCCCTTATTTTGAACCATATTTGGCAGACTCAAAAACAGCTCTAACTAAAGCTAAATATTTATCTTTGGGAGGTAAGCTTTCTTTAACCACATCAATTTCATAAAGCCTCTCCATATAATTGCATAAATCTGGTAATTTCTCATTGGTAATAAACTCAATCTGCATAACTTCTTGTCTAAGTTGGAACCAATAGACTATAAAATATACTACAATATCCAAAAATCCAATGCTATCGCCTCCGAAAAATTCTTTTCCCTTCAATTCATTCTCAAGAATCTTGAGATGCTCACTGATTTCATTTATAATACCATCTATTTCGACTTCCTCTTTCACAATCATTAAATCACGGGCAAATTGCACGATCTGCATAATATAATTCCGAcgtaaatttttcaaattcctAAGCAATATTCCGTGAATGATAAGagaaaatctaaatatttatcgcttttatcaaaaatattggTCTTTTTTATATcatgatttgaattttttttattttaaatatagtcaAATGCATTCAATTGAATGGATATTTGAGCATTCAGTAGCAAGATCTATCAACTTGAATCAAGAAGAGACAATCAAATAGACTGTTACTGCAGCAAAATCAAGTTGAATTgagtaaatttaattataaatggaATTAAATCTTcccaacaaaaattaaaaaaaatcaataaaagcaGCCAATGTTTGAACTTTCTTGAACATTATAGGGCAAAAAGAAAAgcttaataatatatatttaccTTTTCGTCTACAAATTTAGCCCAAAAACGAGCTGTGGCTCGATCATAGTGATCTTTAGGAAAGATCGGATTATTTTTCCAAGTTTCTTCGATGTATTCGAGAATAACAAGCGATTCTGCAATTGGTTTTCCATTGTGTATGAGCACAGGAATTTTCTGATGAATTGGGTTTGAATTTAGAAGCAAAGAACTCTTGTTGAAAAGATCTTCTTCTATGTATTCGTACTTTATCCCTTTTAATTTAAGGGCTAGTTCTATTCTATGACTAAATGAACTAGCCCATGCACCAAGTAACTTCACTTCGTCTCCCATTTGATGACTAAATTTTATACAACTTGAtcaatcatttataaaaaaaatctgaaaagtTATATCTTGATAAACAAGTTCTCTCTTGATAAACAAGTTATCTCGTGgatattttgtttaattcaaACTTGATTTGAATTCAAAGTTCTTGTATTTTGTTTATTGTGATTAGCTACGTCAGTGATGAACGAGAAATTCTTGTGTGAACCTAGTTCACCACGTAGGATTGTAAACCATCCATTTATCGTGTGACATGTAGCGTAATTAATATAAACAACCAATCATTTAATAGCcttatgttttaaataaaaaacctCTAATTAATAGGCCATTAAATGATTGgttgttcatattaattacGCCACGTGTCACACGATAAATGGATGGTTCACAATTCTACGTGGTGAACTTGGTGATGAACACTTCATATTTATTTCCATAATTTGGATGATTTCAACAAAAGTTCTCAAAACCGACCAGGACCGGCAGGTTTTACAGAAAATGAAAAGTTATACACTTCTGATTTTTAATAggtttaatcattcaaaaatattcaGTTTTTAAACTTTGTTTGAttatatttcaaacttttaaaatcgtcaatttactctaaa
This window contains:
- the LOC126686929 gene encoding glutathione S-transferase U7-like, with translation MGDEVKLLGAWASSFSHRIELALKLKGIKYEYIEEDLFNKSSLLLNSNPIHQKIPVLIHNGKPIAESLVILEYIEETWKNNPIFPKDHYDRATARFWAKFVDEKIVQFARDLMIVKEEVEIDGIINEISEHLKILENELKGKEFFGGDSIGFLDIVVYFIVYWFQLRQEVMQIEFITNEKLPDLCNYMERLYEIDVVKESLPPKDKYLALVRAVFESAKYGSK